The Fusarium falciforme chromosome 12, complete sequence DNA window CAAAACTCGTCCCTGACTCTATCATTTGTTCGATATCCAAAGAGATTCCTCTCGCGTACAGTGGTGAATACCTAGCTTCTCCCGACTAGGCGAACCCCTGTTTCTAAAATTTCTCTTATATGCGTAGACCCAGgcataataagaatactGACTAGGTCCAATCAGTCCGTTATGGTATCCTACATCCCCAGTTGCCGATACTGGGAAGATCACATCCTGGTGGTGTCGAGGAGGATCATGAAGAATTTTACTACGGAGGGGTCGATATGAACATTTCCAGTCGGTAAGAGCGGCAGATTCTTGGATTTGTCAAGTAGAATTGTTCATTCCTTGAAGCCATTTCTCTTTAGCCGAAAGGAATGCAAGCCTGGAGTGGCTGATGGGAACTTGAACCCAGGATCATAAACGACTAAGCAAACTACTCGTCCTCGGCGATAGGAGGGTCGGCCGCCCTTGGTGGATCACCACCACGGGAGATATATGTCTATCGAATCACGTTCGCCATGCTGAGCGTCATTTGTCCCTCGGCCATCATAGGCGCCTTCACTAACATCTGCGAAGGATTCGATCCTTGGGAAAGTCAGACGGGAGAGCTGCAGAAAACATTGTGCCACCCTGTCCTGGGCCATGTGGATTTGGTACCATTGGGGTCCAAAACATGGGGCGCTGTTGGGCCTGGGCAATCTCGCTGGCACTGCCATAGTTTTCATCACGTTCCGTATTGACAAAGGGGGTAACTGGAGAAGGTTTGTTGAAGAATGTTTGAAATCTGTATCTGCTTGTGCTTGAAGGTACTTTGAGGGAGTGGAAAACAGCGCAGCAACTCATGAAGAGTGGAAACGCGAGATTTTATGGCTCTCGAGACTCATCTTAGGTGAGCTCATTCACTTGGCAATGTGCAATTTTGAGTTGCACCCTTCCTCTTTtggctcctcgtcgtctaTTCTTCCGTATTCGCAAACTCCGCAATGATCAAGCGGAGTTAATGATAGGCGCTACTACAGAGTAGTATTCGCTCCACTGAGCCGAGCCTCATGATAAGGCTGGACTGACAGGCCCTTTTGCACCAGAAGGAACAATAATAGAAGCTTTTCACCAGTAACGTGCAAGGTGGAAGCCGAGGTAGCATGTATGCTCAGCCCTACCGGGGGGCCCCCCCTTGTCGTTTCGCCACAGGCTACCACCCATCTAATATTAGTCAGGGTAGGGTGGTTACACACTTTCTTAGCCCCTAACGTTGATAATcttgcttattattaaggaatgTCATCGCTCGGTCTGTATTTTCGTGGCCGAGTCTCCTATTCTGCATAAAATTCGTATCGGATAGCCAATACTCGATTACCCTTTACCTTCACTCTAAGACACCCCGACCCTTCGACAGTGTGGGCTAGACCATCTCGGTGAAGTTGGTGAGCCGTTGGCAAATCGCCAGCAAGGTACGAATCTCTATTCTCGTTTCCTAATCGAAAATTCTAATCAGTTCAGTTCTAAGCTAAGAATCACAGCATCAAATCTCCCAACGCCCGGATACAGCACGATCTCCAACATGACATTCATCGATGATCAAAGCCAACTGCCCGTTCGGAAGCGCGAACGTATTAGCGCCCCTAAAAGCCGTGGAGGATGTGTAATAGTGAGCGTCCTAGGTGTTAGCTGGAGGAAGATGCGAACCATCTGTCAAAATCCCCTTGACTAACCACTTGAAGTGCAAAAGAGGTCACATCAAATGTGATGAAGCAAAGCCAAAGTGCTCTCGATGCATCAAGTCAAATTTTAACTGCGAGTATAAAAAGCCCGaaaagaagagcaagggaTGCAGACCAGAGCGCGTTTCCCAGCGAATTATTCTTCCCAAGGGGGCAGCAGAGGAACCAAGTACGCTCATCATACGCCCATACGAGACCAATTCTAGCTTCGATGATGATTTTGCAGTTAAAAGGGGTTTAGTATGGACGTCTGGGCCCCTAGAGGGTCAGATGAGGCCCTGGGAGAGGATAGTACCTCGTAAAGCATCTCCCCTTACCCGGGTTCTTGAGTCTCCTGATTGCCTGGCTATCGATATGCCATTGAAGTCCAAGGAACTATTTCATTATTGTAAGACACCACTTCTTTCTGAGGAGCTGAATGTGCTAACTATTTATCTGCAGTCTATGTGGCAGATCAACAATCGGGAGTTCCGCATAGGGATCAACGAAGAGACTGGTTCGTTTTAACATTGTCCTCCGTCTAACGACACTAGCTGCTAACAAGACTAGCCTCTCGTTCGTCACCAACAACCCACACGCCTTTCGCAGCGCTCTCATCATTGCTAGCCTTCACTTTGTGTGGAATAAAGGAGACCTGCAACAGTTTAAGTCCACCTTTCTCGTCCACAAGGTCCACGCTATTCGCATGGTGAACGATTGGATGGCCACCAAGGATTCGTCACTGTTCACTTCGATTGTTCGGCAGGTGGCCACATTGTGCTTTGCAGAGGTGAGCTGGTCCATCTCCCATTTTGCATATAATATTGACATAGTAAGCTCTGTTTTGCCGACGTCGTCAGCGCTGAGACACATCTCATTGGAATCATGAGTCTCTTGGACCACAAGCAGCAGCTCAGCAGCCCTTTGACCGAGGAGGACCTCATAGAGCAGGAGCTTGCTGATCGGTATTTCGTCTTGTAAGTTTCAACCCGAGCACCATCCTTGGGCCTCACCAGTTAACCATCATCTTAGCACATACACCTGTTTCGTCGGCTTCAAAAGCAGACTGATCGAATACTTACGTCGCATTGATCCTACCGGAAACGTCTACAACATCACACCTGACGAGGCCATGACCCTCACATCGTCGTTCCTACAATCAGAGGCTCCGACTGGTGCTCTTGCAATCAAACTCGCTGCGCTTCGTCTCTTACCCAGCTTCTTCAATCCGATGCCTGCCGGCGTTAAAATGGCCGATATTGACGGTTACTACACCATTCTTGCGATGCGCGAGCTGACGGCTGAACTTGACGGGGCTCGAATCAAGCAGCGGAATCGACCCAATGACTCTACTGCAGTCTTTGAGGCCATTTGGTCCAACGGGGTGGCTTCAAAGTTGCTTGCGCAATATGTATTCTCTCATACACGGTCCATGTCGGGAAAACTCCCGCCTAGAAATGGACGCCAGGGATTCAGAACAACATGGTGTGGTATTCAAGTAGCCGCGAACATGTATCTTCATCACGTTGTCAGAATGACAGAACCGGGCTTTCTGGAGCAGAGAGCTCATCACTATATGATGTATCTCTTCCGACGAGAGCTCAGCCAACTCACTGCTCGACTAGAGGAGCCGGATTCAGATATCAACTGGGACTTTTTGTTCTGGCACTACTTTCTTGGGGCGATCCATATGTACAAGAATGACGAGGAGTCTCCTACTGCTGAGTTCTTCTACCAGGGTATCTGCGACTGGAGCAAGGCGACCGGTGTTACTGAGTGGGCAGATGCGTGGGCTGCGCTGAGGGGAGTGAGTTGGCCGGCAGAGTATCCTGATGAGTCGACTGGTCAGAGTGTTTGGGAAAGAGCACGATATAGGTGAATAGCCACTGAAGAGAAGTGTATaattctaattatttttcgTGTTGATCTTATCACTCTGACCACACATTTCAAGAGGGCAAGGGAGAGAAGGAACATGGTATTCAATTAAATGCGTAGCTTTTACCTTTGACATTTGAATAATACTACTTGGCTGTGAATGATGTGAGCTTTAGTTCCATGGAGGCAGAGAGCTGTAAAAACAGCAGCAAGGAACGAAACTTGAGTTCAACAACGACACTGAAGCCCGACACAGCCAGCACTATGAGAGAGAGCGTAATATTCAACTTAGCGGAGCAGAAGAATTACGAAAGGGTTGTCccgaaatatatatataagaagtaGCTATGCTATGCACAAAACAAAAAAGGGCTCTATTCTACACTCTagttcttggccttgacatcAAAGCGGTCCAGGTTCATGACCTTGTCCCAAGCGGCAATAAAGTCCTTGACAAACTTCTCCTTGGCATCTGCGCTGCCATAAACCTCGGAAATGGCGCGAAGCTCAGCGTGCGACCCAAAGACGAGATCAGCACGAGTGGCAGTccacttcttggccttggtcttgcgGTCGGTGCCGGTCCAGAGCTCACCCTGGGAATCCTGCTTGGTCCAAGTAGTGGcggcgtcgaggaggttgacaaAGAAGTCGTTGGTGAGCTGACCCTTCTTGGTGGTGAGAATACCCTTCGAGGAGCCGTCAAAGTTGGCGTTGAGGGCGCGGAGACCACCGACGAGGACGGTCAGCTCGGGAGGAGTCAGGGTGAGGAGGGCGGCCTTGTCAACGAGGAGCTCCTCAGTGCGGGCGCGGGCGGTTCCATGGCCGTAGTTGCGGAATCCGTCAGCAAGAGGCTCGAGAAAACCGAAAGATCGGACATCAGTCTGGTCCTGAGTGGCGTCGACGCGACCAGGGGTGAAAGGGACCTTGATATCTGTGAAGCCAGCATCGTGAGCAGCCttctcaacagcagcaacaccaccaagGACAATCAAGTCAGCCAGAGAAACCTGCTTGGTCTTGTATCCAGAGTTGAACTTCTTCTGGATAGCCTTGAGAGCGCTAAGAACCTGCTCAAGCTGTTCGGGATTGTTGCTGGCCCAGCTGCGCTGAGGCTTAAGGGCAATGCGGGCACCGTTGGCACCACCACGCTTATCGGAGTTACGGAAAGTAGAAGCGGCATTCCAAGCGGTGGAAACAAGCTTGGAAACACCAAGACCCTTGGCAGCAAGCAGCTCAGCCTTGAGAGTGGCAatatcatcatcgccaatgATATCACCCTTGCGCTCAGGAAGAGGATCCTGCCAAGTGAACTTCTCCTTGGGAACCTCAGGGCCCTGGTAACGAGAAACGGGGCCAAGATCACGGTGGAGGAGCTTGAACCAGGCGCGGCCAAAGGCCTTGCGGAGCTCCTCGGGGTTCTTCTGCCAGCGCTTGCAGATCTTGAGGTACTCGGGGTCGTGGATGAGAGCGAGATCGCTAGTCAGCATGGTGGCGCGGCGGAACTTGGTCTTGTCGAAGGGATCGGGGTAGTCGACTGTGCCGTTGACAGCTTCCCATTGATGGGCGCCGGCAGGGCTCTCGACGAGGGTCCAGTTGTTGGTGAGAAGACTGGTGAGGAAGCCGTTACTCCACCTGATTTGGGTCAGTTACTGAGGATTCTGGTTGAAGTTTCATCAAACTTACTTGGTAGGGGTCTTGGTCCAGATAACCTCAAGTCCGCTAGTCATCTGGTTGGGCCCGTTACCCTCACCAACCTTGTTGTGCCATCCCAGACCCATCTCTCCAAGGTCAGCAGCCTCGGGCTCGGGGCCAATGTTGGCTATCCAAGTCAGCATTCAGCCAATCCAACGTAGAACTCGGAGAAACTCACAAGCAGGAACAGCGCCATGCGTCTTGCCAAAGGTGTGACCACCAACAATGAGAGCAACAGTCTCCTCATCATTCATACCCATACGGTCAAAGTTGACACGAATATCCAAAGCCGAATCAGCAGGATTAGAGTTAGCATCAGGTCCCTCTGGATTCACGTAGATAAGGCCCAGAGAAACAGCCCCTAGAggcttctcgagcttgtcgGCGCGATCGACAACATCCTTGCTGCCGTTATAGCGGACGTCGTTGCCCTTGGGGACAAAGGTGGTCTCGGCACCCCAGTAGACGGATTCGTCAGATTGCCAGGTGTCGGCACGGCCAGCGCCAAAGCCAATGGGCTCAAAGTCCATGGACTCGAGGGCGACGTtgccggcgaggaggatgagatcgGCCCAAGAGATCTTGTTGCCATACTTTTGCTTGATGGGCCCTGGAGATTTATGAGTATAATATCACTTTAACGAATAGCTTCAGGGACTCACAGAGAAGGCGGCGAGCCTTGTCAAGGTTCTGGTTATCGGGCCAGCTGTTGAGGGGAGCAAAACGCTGTTGACCCTACAGAACCGTTAGTGAATTGTCATACTGAGCCACCGTCATAACTCACcatgccaccaccaccacggccgTCAATGGCGCGGTAGGTACCAGCGCTGTGCCAGGCCATACGGATAAACAGACCTCCATAGTGGCCAAAGTCAGCGGGCCACCAATCCTGTGAATCTGTGACGAGCTTGTGCAGATCCTTCTTCAGAGCCTCATCTATCCCATGTCAGCATAGTCTCGGCGGTTTCAGATACACAAGATCTGCAACTCACAGTCAAGCGTCTTGAACGCCTCCACATAGTCAAACTCCTCGCCCAATGGATTAATCTGAGGCGAGAACTGACGCAACACATCGAGCCTCAACTGACAGGGCCAAAAGTCACGGCTTCGAGTACCAGCACCGGCAGCATTACCAGCGACACGGCATCGTCCAAAGTCTTCGGCAATCTCCCTTGGAGGGAACAAGTCAGAACCAGAGTCGGTGGCCCTCTTGGCAAAAGGGCAGCCGTCGCCAGCCACCAGAGGCAAGACGCCCGAGGCTAGCAACAGCCAAGCTGAAGAGATGCCGTGCATGATGAGATGGATTCAGGTGAGATCAGACACGAGCGACGATGAAACCCAAAGAGCCTACTGAGAGCTTCAACGTGGGAAAAGAGGGGATATATGGCTTCATTTTGTAGCAGCCAGACTCGCAACGTGATTGCCCAGATCGGCAGGGGGGCTCGATCAACTTGCACAGCGCCAAGTCGGCAGTGCTGATGTGTCGGTTGGATTTGAAATGACCTCTCTGTGACTGACTGCACATTTTTGCGAGGGGTCCCTTCCAGAGGTCCGACTGGCCAGGCTAGACGCATACAGCCCACGTATCACCTCGGCCAAGAAGGCTCCTCAGCACTAACGTAACTATTTCTGGGGACGTCGGGCATGGTGATAGGCGGCTGGGCATACTGGATGCAGTTGCTTCGCCGCGTGGGGAACGGGCCCTGTGACGAGGCCGGTTGGCGGGGATCGTCACGTCACTTACCATGTTCTATCCAACTGCCGACCAGGATGACGAGTCCAGACGATGCTATTCGCCCGGACGCTGCAAGGGGCAGGCCCTCAAAGCAGAAGGTGGCAGCTTAATCTCAACCTCGATCTTGTCTCAAAGAAACCTTAACGGAATCGTTCAACTTTGAGTTTGGATGACAAATTCATCTCTCAGAAAGCAGTGAGGCATTAGGTTATCCCACCGGCAGGGATACAACCATGGGAGTCTACTTGGTACGTCTGACATTGATGAGGAGAATATTCGTGCCAAGGAGTGACATCGTCTGATTACCCACCCGTGCAGGGTCCAGCGGACCAATAGCTGCGAGATGAAACAAATCGGCTGGGAAATAATCTATGCCCTCTTCTCACCTCACCCCTGACAACGCGGGAGGCGGTGCCTGGATCACCCGCGCCCAAATGCCGTGCAACAATGCCCCGGCTCTGGTCAGCGGGCTTAGCTGAGATGTGGAATACGGGCTGGCTCACAAGAAGGAATGcagtattactttatttctgGGTGATGGCTCTGCCACGTCTACGCTGACTGTGCGCCAAGGCAGCATGTTCTCGTCCGCATGGCTGGGACCGTTGTGAAAGTCCTGTTGTGCGGCTTGGCCCCATCGTATCCATGTAAGAACCTTAATGGCCGTGATGGCGAGGTACACAAAGTTTACAGAAACGCTATCAGAGCAGAACCACGACATCGTTAACAGGGATCGGCCGCAGACGAGTTATGGTAGAAGTGCTGCGCTGGTGGTGATAAGATAAGCTCTGTTACGTCTTTTTCAGTGGCACAGCAGCTCTTCTAGCCCTAAAATCGACCCGGAGTATCGGCATACCCTTTTGGAATCATTCAATTGGCTGCGTTATTGGAGCGCCTCAATGTCTCCTCACCGTTCTGCAAATGCATGTTCTCGACGTTGTGCAACCATCTCCCAGCCCTAGAGTATCGTATTCGAACAGATGCGGCTTGTTTTGCACGAGTCTCAGCCATAAGCCTGTCGCGTAAGACAATTCCTCCTCACACCGCATCGCCAACGGTTGCACATTTGCCATATCTTCCGACCTCCTTCACCGAACTCGCATTGAGCTCACCGCTCCAATTAATTGAACGTGAAACTCCTCAAACGTGCAAAGCCATTGAAGCTATTTGGAATTCCCTACGGAATACCCAGGGATCAACCATCAAGTTTCTCCATTATTGTGATTCCGGCAACCGATATTCCTGGCGAGACTCAGTGCACAGTCCATTCCAACCGTAGCATCCGGTACGCGCCTGCAAATCCGGAACCCTGTTCAAACCCATGCCACTATTATAATTTGGAATCTTTCCCTGGCTCGTACAACGAATGAGATCGAGCGGAATCTTTCTAGATCCCGCCGCACAAGGCCCGGCTTGCCGAACCGGCCCACGCCAGGCCTGGGGTAACATCCAATTTAATGAACAGGATACAGACTGCTACCCTGGTCTCTCGTAATATGTGCCTAGAGCCGTAGTTAGTGCATGATGATACCCGAGATTCTTTGCCGTGCATTGCATTCATTTCATTGTGCGCCGAGACCGAGGTCATTCATAATACCCACGTTTCCCCTCTCCCCTCCCACGTGCGATGACTGTCACGACTACTCTTGGCCCAGCATTTGACGATTCAATGGAGAGTCCAGTTTTATTCTGCGAAATGTTTAACTGTAACCAGCCATAATTGAGGCCAAAATTAGGTACTTCAGACCGCACAACATGGCAAAGGGCTCAGGCTCTCTCCCTCAATGAATGAAGCTCTCAACACCTGGATGGGACCTGGTCGACTCCCTTCTAACCGAAGACTCTAAGGGCCTCCAGAAGAGTCATTCTTGTCCGAAAATAAGCTTTCAGCCGACATGTGGTGTCGGAGCCCACGCCCGAATTTGGTTATCGATCGTGGCGCCCCAAGGATGAAACGGCGTGGTGCAAACTCAATTGTTCCGTGCAATAGACTTCCATATGCCCCAATGCGCTTTCTCAAAGGACTTCTGACACTTGTACTGACCCTACGTGGTCTCTGCCAGGACTGACGGGGAGCAGGTATTGCAATGTGCATACATCGGAGtaagatggccaaggcaaGTTTATAAAGTCAAGTCCCTGGAGATCATTCCTCTCAGAAATCGACAAGTGCCAACAATCTATCAAACTCATggataaaaagaaaaccaaCCAAATCCGATGGACCTGATTCGAACAGTTTTCAAACCGGTGCCATCCACGTTATCTCGCGATTTGGTGAAAAACCGAAGGGAACGCGAAAAGGTCAGGCCTGGGTGATGGAATTTCCGAGTCGGAATTTGCCTCTCGGAAACAGTTAATAACTGTGAGTTGTCATAACAAATGTCCGAAGAACTGTAAGATGCTGCAGCACATTGTCTCTTGTGAGTTCCTTGGCTAATTCCACTCTCTTCCATGCTCTGCCAAGTACTTTCGAATCCATTCGAGACCCTCGGCAAGACCTCGGCCATCTAGAGCACTTGAGCCCAGAATATGCTGTGAATAATGTGTCAGCGTATAGCCTCATGTGGTGCTGTGTAGATACGAACACATCTCTTGCCCTTTTCCAGTTCATCACGTATTCCTAAAACGTCGACTAGTTCGTCCACACTCATAGCATGCTAAGCACAACTGTCAACACTGTTCTGAAGTAGAGCAGAAGGATCGCATTCCTACCGGAGAGTCTTGCTTGTTGGCAAATACCACAACAGGTTTCAGCTCGAGTCTCTCTACCAGAAGCAGCCGATGCAactcttctccagcttcgTCCATGCTGTCGCGATCTACACTATCAACAACAAAGATGATGGCGTCTTTTGGGGCAaagaagctcctccaacATGCTCTTAACTTTTCGTCTCCAACGAAGTCGAATAGATCAAAGCTCTGCCCGTTCCTGGTTATAGTGTCGACTTCTATCACTACTGAGAATAAACACATGTCGCGTACCGTAAAAAGACGCAAGACTTACTTGATCGCGGCGGGATTGTAGCTGGAACGGCTCTATGGAGCAGGTGCCAAACGATTGCTGACTTGCCTGCTGATGGCAGCCCAGCGAGGCCGACCGTGATCTTCCGCGGTGTCCAGACAGAGGAGATAGCCTGGCCCATGATTTATTCTCGAACGACCCTATCGAGGCGTGTTTTATGCGTGACAATGGCAAGTATAAAAGCTTTTGGTCGTGTCAGCGGTTGTTGGTGGTCATATAGGTGTCATTTGCCAGGCTGCCTAATTGTGGGTTGTCTGTCCTTTCGGGGACCATATCATAAGCGCTAGGAGATCCAGCCACCATAATCATGTGATGCCAGTTACATGCCTTGCCTGGGACTTGCTGCCTATTCCCTAGAGTTGTGTTCGGGAGCTGTGAAATGTG harbors:
- a CDS encoding Catalase-peroxidase — its product is MHGISSAWLLLASGVLPLVAGDGCPFAKRATDSGSDLFPPREIAEDFGRCRVAGNAAGAGTRSRDFWPCQLRLDVLRQFSPQINPLGEEFDYVEAFKTLDYEALKKDLHKLVTDSQDWWPADFGHYGGLFIRMAWHSAGTYRAIDGRGGGGMGQQRFAPLNSWPDNQNLDKARRLLWPIKQKYGNKISWADLILLAGNVALESMDFEPIGFGAGRADTWQSDESVYWGAETTFVPKGNDVRYNGSKDVVDRADKLEKPLGAVSLGLIYVNPEGPDANSNPADSALDIRVNFDRMGMNDEETVALIVGGHTFGKTHGAVPASNIGPEPEAADLGEMGLGWHNKVGEGNGPNQMTSGLEVIWTKTPTKWSNGFLTSLLTNNWTLVESPAGAHQWEAVNGTVDYPDPFDKTKFRRATMLTSDLALIHDPEYLKICKRWQKNPEELRKAFGRAWFKLLHRDLGPVSRYQGPEVPKEKFTWQDPLPERKGDIIGDDDIATLKAELLAAKGLGVSKLVSTAWNAASTFRNSDKRGGANGARIALKPQRSWASNNPEQLEQVLSALKAIQKKFNSGYKTKQVSLADLIVLGGVAAVEKAAHDAGFTDIKVPFTPGRVDATQDQTDVRSFGFLEPLADGFRNYGHGTARARTEELLVDKAALLTLTPPELTVLVGGLRALNANFDGSSKGILTTKKGQLTNDFFVNLLDAATTWTKQDSQGELWTGTDRKTKAKKWTATRADLVFGSHAELRAISEVYGSADAKEKFVKDFIAAWDKVMNLDRFDVKAKN